In Miniphocaeibacter halophilus, the following proteins share a genomic window:
- a CDS encoding zinc-binding alcohol dehydrogenase family protein, with the protein MKALKIFEPKILKIVDIEEPKIVDKNDVKIKTMTTGICGSDVSMYAGTNTMVVYPRIFGHEMAGEVVEVGSSVENLKVGDHVTVDPVNNCGYCHACREGRPNICYNLKVRGVQGEGFNAEYIVVPKDAVYKLSSSIPWEEACLIEPYTIGFNATSRAGLKPADTLLILGAGTIGQTTLRTALMMGARVIISDIDDEKLETAKNQGAFLTINPARDDLKKIIEENTEGFGPNVVIDAVCIPETVEQSIELAAPGGRVVTLGFSETPSKIQQKHITAKELDIRGSRLNNRKFASVIKSLEDKKINFDDMISHVIDFKDAKDAFEIMLDANTPKKKIVLKYY; encoded by the coding sequence ATGAAGGCATTAAAAATATTTGAACCAAAAATATTAAAAATAGTAGATATTGAAGAACCAAAGATAGTAGATAAAAATGATGTAAAGATTAAAACTATGACAACTGGTATTTGTGGTTCAGACGTTAGTATGTATGCTGGGACAAATACAATGGTTGTTTATCCTAGGATATTTGGACATGAAATGGCTGGGGAAGTAGTTGAAGTGGGATCTTCAGTGGAAAATCTGAAAGTTGGAGACCATGTAACAGTAGACCCTGTAAATAATTGTGGGTATTGCCACGCTTGTAGAGAGGGTAGGCCTAATATATGCTACAACTTAAAAGTGAGAGGAGTACAAGGAGAAGGTTTTAATGCAGAATACATAGTCGTTCCTAAGGATGCTGTTTATAAATTATCCAGCAGTATTCCTTGGGAGGAAGCTTGTTTAATAGAACCATATACAATAGGTTTTAACGCTACATCACGAGCAGGATTAAAACCAGCTGATACACTTTTGATTTTAGGAGCTGGTACAATAGGTCAAACGACTTTAAGAACGGCTTTAATGATGGGAGCAAGAGTTATAATAAGCGATATAGATGATGAAAAATTAGAGACAGCAAAAAATCAAGGTGCCTTTTTAACCATTAATCCAGCTAGGGATGATTTGAAAAAAATAATAGAAGAAAATACAGAGGGATTTGGTCCCAATGTGGTTATAGATGCAGTTTGTATTCCAGAGACAGTAGAACAATCCATAGAACTAGCAGCTCCAGGGGGTAGAGTAGTTACATTGGGATTTTCTGAAACACCTTCTAAGATTCAACAAAAACATATAACTGCAAAGGAGTTGGATATAAGAGGATCAAGATTAAATAATAGGAAATTTGCATCTGTAATTAAAAGTTTAGAGGATAAAAAAATAAACTTCGATGATATGATTTCCCACGTAATTGACTTTAAAGACGCCAAAGATGCTTTTGAAATTATGTTGGATGCAAATACTCCTAAGAAAAAGATAGTGTTGAAATACTATTAG
- the purD gene encoding phosphoribosylamine--glycine ligase, which yields MDILVIGNGGREHALIWKIAQSKLVNKIFCVNGNGGINTIAENIGLKSNLDILNFAKNNNIDLTIVGPENPLCEGIVDLFEKNSLKIFGPNKKSAQLEGSKEFTKEFLMRNNIPTAKYFSYTDYNSAIKGLENFKFPLVIKADGLCKGKGVFICENKDEASKNLKKIFIDKVFGEEGNKIVIEEFLEGFEASLICLVSKNNIVPLEPAKDYKKIGEKDTGENTGGVGCISPNPFLDENTKKDLNNIAKKIQDALEEEKLAYNGVLFIGFMITEEGAKVLEFNVRFGDPETEVILPRLKSDLLNIILKTMNNEISNEDLQWDEKYCLTTVLCSGGYPDKYEINKEIIGLDKVDENIIVFHNGTKLKNEKLVTNGGRVLSVTALAETLEEAGNKVYENINRINFEGRYYRKDIGIL from the coding sequence ATGGATATTTTAGTAATAGGAAATGGTGGAAGGGAACATGCACTTATTTGGAAAATTGCTCAAAGTAAATTGGTAAATAAAATTTTCTGTGTTAATGGCAATGGTGGCATTAACACAATAGCTGAAAACATTGGCTTAAAAAGCAATTTGGATATATTGAACTTTGCAAAAAATAATAATATTGACTTAACAATAGTAGGCCCTGAAAATCCTTTGTGCGAAGGAATCGTTGATTTATTTGAAAAAAACTCCTTAAAAATCTTTGGACCAAATAAAAAATCTGCCCAACTAGAAGGCAGTAAAGAATTTACAAAGGAATTTTTAATGAGAAACAATATTCCTACTGCAAAATATTTTTCCTATACAGATTATAATAGTGCCATAAAGGGATTAGAAAACTTTAAATTTCCCTTAGTAATTAAGGCAGATGGTCTTTGTAAAGGAAAGGGAGTATTTATTTGTGAAAACAAAGATGAAGCTAGTAAGAATCTTAAAAAGATTTTCATAGATAAAGTTTTTGGAGAAGAAGGAAATAAAATAGTAATTGAAGAATTTTTAGAAGGATTTGAAGCTTCCTTAATATGTCTAGTATCAAAAAATAATATTGTACCCTTAGAACCTGCAAAGGATTATAAAAAAATAGGTGAGAAGGACACAGGAGAAAACACAGGTGGTGTAGGGTGTATATCTCCAAATCCATTTCTAGATGAAAATACAAAAAAAGATTTAAATAATATTGCTAAAAAAATACAAGATGCATTAGAGGAAGAAAAATTAGCCTATAATGGTGTTTTATTTATAGGATTTATGATAACAGAAGAAGGAGCGAAAGTATTAGAATTTAATGTCCGATTTGGAGATCCTGAAACTGAAGTTATTCTTCCGAGATTAAAATCTGATTTGCTTAATATTATATTAAAAACCATGAACAATGAAATATCTAATGAAGATTTACAGTGGGATGAGAAATACTGTTTAACGACTGTTCTTTGTTCTGGTGGCTATCCCGATAAATACGAGATTAACAAAGAAATAATTGGGTTGGATAAGGTAGATGAAAACATAATAGTATTTCATAACGGTACAAAACTAAAAAATGAAAAACTAGTAACAAATGGAGGAAGGGTCCTTTCAGTAACTGCCCTTGCAGAGACCTTAGAAGAAGCAGGAAACAAAGTTTATGAAAATATTAATAGAATAAATTTTGAAGGAAGGTATTATAGAAAAGATATCGGAATTTTATAA
- the purN gene encoding phosphoribosylglycinamide formyltransferase, which produces MSLNIAVMISGSGSNLQSIIDAIEKNILKSEIKIVISNMEKAYGLVRAKKHGIDAVYLSKKDYSSLKEYEKELLEVFKNKKIDLIVLAGYLGIVPEEIIKYYKNKIVNIHPSLIPSFCGKGFYGINVHEKVLEYGVKVTGATTHFVDEGVDTGPIIIQEPLKIEEEITAEELQKRVLDIEHKILVETIRLIEDKRLEINGRKVLIRR; this is translated from the coding sequence ATGTCATTAAATATAGCTGTAATGATTTCAGGAAGTGGAAGTAATTTACAGAGTATAATTGATGCTATAGAAAAAAATATATTAAAAAGTGAAATTAAAATTGTAATTTCCAATATGGAAAAAGCTTATGGATTAGTAAGGGCAAAAAAGCATGGAATTGATGCAGTGTATTTGTCTAAAAAGGATTACAGCTCCTTAAAGGAATATGAAAAAGAATTACTGGAAGTTTTTAAAAATAAAAAAATTGATTTAATTGTATTAGCTGGCTACTTGGGAATAGTACCGGAGGAAATCATTAAATATTACAAAAATAAAATAGTTAATATTCATCCATCTTTAATTCCAAGTTTTTGCGGCAAGGGATTTTATGGGATAAATGTACATGAAAAAGTTTTAGAATATGGAGTAAAAGTAACAGGAGCTACAACTCATTTTGTAGACGAAGGTGTGGACACTGGACCGATTATTATACAAGAGCCTTTGAAAATAGAAGAAGAAATAACTGCAGAAGAATTACAGAAAAGAGTTTTAGATATTGAGCATAAAATATTAGTAGAAACAATTAGGCTAATAGAAGATAAAAGGCTTGAAATAAACGGAAGGAAAGTGCTAATAAGGAGATAG
- the purM gene encoding phosphoribosylformylglycinamidine cyclo-ligase — protein MNLTYKDSGVDKEAGYKEVQLIKPLIKKTFREGVISDLGGFSGLFGINKDKYEEPVLVSGTDGVGTKLMLAFKMDKHNTVGEDCVAMCVNDILCQGAEPIFFLDYISTGKLIPEKMYSIVEGVSNGCVKAGCALVGGETAEMPGLYEEDEYDLAGFAVGIVDKNKIIDGKKDIKEGDVILALPSTGVHSNGYSIVRKIIFEKMNYKLDMYIEELESTLGEELLKPTRIYTKPLLDLVRKFKINGISHITGGGLYENIPRALPKGLTAKVNTKKIEKHEIFNLLQKWGNVDTKEMYSTFNMGIGIVFFVNKDIKDDVLNYLKEIDEKVYEIGEVIKGEEGVILCH, from the coding sequence ATGAATTTAACATATAAGGATTCAGGCGTAGATAAAGAAGCGGGATATAAGGAAGTACAATTAATAAAACCTCTAATTAAAAAAACCTTTAGAGAAGGAGTAATTTCTGATTTAGGTGGATTTTCCGGTTTGTTCGGCATAAATAAGGACAAGTATGAAGAACCGGTGTTAGTTTCAGGAACTGATGGTGTTGGAACAAAATTAATGTTGGCATTTAAAATGGATAAACATAATACAGTAGGTGAAGATTGTGTAGCCATGTGTGTTAATGATATTCTTTGCCAAGGAGCTGAACCTATTTTTTTCCTAGACTATATTTCAACTGGAAAATTAATACCGGAAAAAATGTATTCAATAGTTGAAGGTGTTTCAAATGGGTGCGTAAAAGCTGGCTGTGCCCTAGTTGGAGGAGAAACAGCGGAAATGCCGGGCCTATACGAAGAAGATGAATATGACTTAGCTGGTTTTGCTGTAGGAATAGTCGATAAAAATAAGATAATTGATGGTAAAAAAGATATAAAAGAAGGAGATGTTATTTTAGCCTTACCTTCTACAGGTGTACATAGTAATGGATATTCAATAGTAAGAAAAATTATATTTGAAAAGATGAATTATAAATTGGACATGTATATAGAAGAACTAGAATCAACCTTAGGTGAAGAATTACTAAAACCTACAAGAATATATACTAAGCCATTATTAGACCTAGTAAGAAAATTTAAAATAAACGGTATATCCCATATAACAGGTGGCGGTTTATATGAGAATATTCCACGAGCATTACCTAAAGGCTTAACTGCAAAGGTTAATACTAAAAAAATTGAAAAACATGAAATATTTAATCTACTACAAAAATGGGGAAATGTAGATACAAAGGAAATGTACTCAACGTTTAATATGGGCATTGGAATAGTATTTTTTGTTAATAAGGATATAAAAGATGATGTTCTAAATTATTTAAAAGAAATAGATGAAAAAGTATATGAAATAGGTGAAGTTATAAAGGGAGAAGAAGGAGTAATCCTATGTCATTAA
- a CDS encoding amidophosphoribosyltransferase has product MSGIFGFFNNEDIEAIRYLQYGLYGVQHRGQAEVGIATIDNDRINYLVGEGLVGENFSNKVLRKFNGNKAMGYVKYAFRFEEENPMPFISKKNGMSSLMVIDGKIISNISYEKLREKIQGNKEELKKYLSNIKGAFSLGYMDNEKIVAIRDPYGVKPLSVGVNDSGYVISSETCAIDSIGYKLLKDLEPGEIFIGTNSDYEFIKYSNEESKLCLFEMVYIARPDSYIDGVSVYRARYNSGQVLYEENKTEADIVVGAPDSGIIAALGYSYASKIPYMEGIVKNRYIGRTFIESDQENREKSVNIKLNPIIENVKDKDIILVDDSIVRGTTTKRLIKMLKDSGARKVHLRIASPPVVNKDDLSIDIPSEENLISRSKSFEEVAREIQADSLYHLSLQGLRDCCGNKGYYEKYFA; this is encoded by the coding sequence ATGAGTGGTATATTCGGGTTTTTCAACAATGAGGATATTGAAGCTATAAGGTATTTACAATATGGTCTTTATGGTGTTCAACATAGAGGCCAGGCTGAAGTAGGAATTGCAACTATTGATAATGATAGAATTAATTATCTAGTTGGTGAAGGTTTGGTTGGGGAGAATTTTAGTAATAAAGTATTAAGAAAATTCAATGGAAATAAAGCTATGGGATATGTAAAATATGCCTTTAGATTTGAAGAGGAAAATCCTATGCCCTTTATATCAAAGAAAAATGGAATGTCTTCCTTAATGGTAATAGATGGCAAAATTATTTCAAATATATCCTATGAAAAACTAAGGGAGAAAATTCAAGGTAATAAAGAAGAGTTAAAGAAATATTTGTCCAATATAAAAGGGGCTTTTAGTCTTGGATATATGGATAATGAAAAAATTGTAGCAATAAGGGACCCCTATGGTGTTAAGCCATTGTCTGTAGGAGTTAATGATTCGGGCTATGTTATATCATCTGAAACCTGCGCAATAGACTCAATTGGGTATAAATTATTAAAGGATTTAGAGCCTGGTGAAATATTCATTGGAACAAATTCAGATTATGAGTTTATAAAATATTCAAATGAAGAAAGCAAACTCTGTCTATTCGAAATGGTTTATATAGCAAGACCTGATAGCTATATTGATGGTGTAAGTGTATATAGAGCAAGATATAATTCTGGACAGGTATTATATGAGGAAAATAAAACAGAAGCCGATATTGTAGTTGGTGCTCCGGATTCCGGAATAATTGCAGCATTAGGCTATTCTTACGCTTCAAAAATTCCATACATGGAAGGAATAGTAAAAAATAGGTATATAGGAAGAACATTTATTGAGTCAGATCAGGAAAATAGAGAGAAAAGTGTAAATATTAAACTTAATCCAATAATTGAAAATGTAAAGGATAAAGATATTATTTTAGTAGATGATTCCATAGTTAGAGGTACAACTACAAAAAGGTTGATTAAGATGTTAAAGGATTCAGGAGCTAGAAAAGTTCATTTAAGAATTGCATCTCCACCTGTAGTCAATAAAGATGATTTAAGTATAGATATTCCTAGTGAAGAAAATCTTATAAGTCGAAGTAAGAGCTTTGAAGAAGTGGCAAGGGAAATACAAGCTGACTCCCTATACCATTTAAGCTTACAAGGGCTTAGAGATTGTTGTGGCAACAAAGGATATTATGAAAAATATTTTGCATAA
- the purE gene encoding 5-(carboxyamino)imidazole ribonucleotide mutase translates to MKVAVIMGSISDREIAKKVKNKLDELEIENSVNVISAHRSLDLLMDFCKKVEEEEIGVIIAIAGMSAHLAGVTAALVDIPVIGIPVKSKALEGLDALLSTVQMPKGVPVATVAIDGGENAAILAGKILALNNKKIMNNIKQLREKSRADIIEINKDLEI, encoded by the coding sequence ATGAAGGTAGCTGTAATTATGGGAAGTATATCAGATAGGGAAATAGCAAAAAAAGTAAAAAACAAATTAGATGAATTGGAAATAGAAAACTCAGTTAATGTTATTTCAGCTCACAGGTCATTAGACCTACTAATGGATTTTTGTAAAAAAGTAGAGGAAGAAGAAATTGGGGTAATAATTGCAATTGCAGGTATGTCTGCTCATTTGGCAGGAGTTACAGCTGCTTTAGTTGATATACCTGTTATAGGTATTCCGGTAAAATCAAAAGCACTGGAAGGTTTAGACGCCCTACTATCTACTGTACAAATGCCAAAAGGAGTACCTGTTGCTACAGTGGCAATAGATGGAGGAGAAAATGCAGCAATATTAGCCGGTAAAATACTAGCTTTAAATAATAAAAAAATAATGAATAATATAAAACAACTGAGGGAAAAAAGCAGGGCCGATATTATAGAAATTAATAAGGATTTGGAAATATAG
- a CDS encoding phosphoribosylformylglycinamidine synthase, which yields MTEINNVNFKEGKYKETLEKVFKEYLESRKFAHNNSKPVTLMDMATINMKELRKLGLLDDMEVSDEINACSVEVKVDVEGRMEDWLLLFKNETHNHPTEIEPYGGAHTCIGGGIRDPLSSRAFVHQAMRITGAKDPRTKLENTLEGKLPQRKICQSAMEGYSDYGNQIGLAGGLVKEIYHDGYEAKRMELGALVAGVPKKWVRRENPNPTDLIVLLGARTGRDGLGAAVGSSNVQDKSSLETAGAEVQKGNPLAERNIMRLFRDEKATRLIKKCNDFGAGGVAVAIGELANGLVIDLDSVPLKYKGLHGGEIALSESQERMAVVIEKKDIDEFLDLAEKENIEATIVAEVFEEPRMKMIWRGKEIINLSREFLDSNGARKQVDININSPKEIDYLFNNNIDEKSNIEDNIKKIVTDIRYASQKGLIKNFDNSIGKGTVLSQLGGKNKITSQEGMVAKFPVLNKNTTSCSIMTYGYDPYLAEKSQFHGGYYAVIESLAKVVALGGDYKKARLSFQEFFERLDKNPDKWSKPVSSLLGAYKAMKDLNIPAIGGKDSMSGTYEDITVPPTLISFAVTKEDVNNIVSRELKSENSTIILVEIPLLENELLNIEILKEKYEEIKELVNKGHILSASTISSGGIGKALVEMAMGNNIGIEIEDNIKDKLFKNLFGSIIIEVDNSNVATIGKIGEVIGHTNNSSLININNEKILIDILKEESLKVLNDIYPLEEAKEDREKLDLNYKINKFEEAVEKEAKVLIPVLPGTNGEYDLERTFLKAGAKVEKIVFNTLTKELVEKSFIELREAIERNNILAFANGALMGEELESNGKLIEIILSQESIKEAVEDLIKNRKGLVIGLGAGFTGLVNSGLIEFGEIKKGSSIEIAKNEFDGFISDLADVKLVSKNSPWLSKMEVGDVYTAPVATRQGRILLGNARENLIKNNQIITVTSKNLFNSELSIDGLISPCGRVIGLIGLIDRIEEGLFINNNIKGYSKIIESGVNYFNK from the coding sequence TTGACGGAAATTAACAATGTTAATTTTAAAGAAGGTAAATATAAGGAGACTTTAGAAAAAGTATTTAAAGAATATTTAGAATCTAGAAAATTTGCCCATAATAATAGTAAACCTGTTACTTTAATGGATATGGCAACAATTAATATGAAGGAATTAAGAAAACTAGGTTTATTAGACGACATGGAAGTTTCGGATGAAATAAATGCTTGTAGTGTTGAAGTAAAGGTTGATGTTGAAGGTAGAATGGAAGATTGGCTACTACTATTTAAAAACGAAACCCATAATCATCCTACAGAAATTGAGCCTTATGGTGGAGCACATACATGTATTGGTGGTGGAATAAGAGATCCTCTTTCATCAAGGGCCTTTGTACATCAAGCAATGAGAATAACCGGTGCTAAAGATCCTAGGACAAAACTTGAAAACACCTTGGAAGGAAAATTACCACAAAGAAAAATCTGTCAGTCTGCAATGGAAGGCTACAGTGATTATGGTAATCAAATAGGATTAGCAGGAGGCCTAGTAAAGGAAATATACCATGATGGCTACGAAGCTAAAAGAATGGAACTAGGCGCTTTAGTTGCAGGAGTACCAAAAAAATGGGTTAGAAGGGAAAATCCAAATCCAACGGACTTAATTGTACTTTTAGGTGCTAGAACCGGTAGAGATGGTTTAGGAGCGGCAGTTGGCTCTTCTAATGTTCAGGATAAAAGTTCTTTAGAAACAGCTGGTGCAGAAGTCCAAAAGGGAAATCCTCTAGCGGAAAGAAATATTATGAGGTTATTTAGAGATGAAAAGGCAACAAGATTAATAAAAAAATGTAATGACTTTGGAGCTGGTGGAGTTGCAGTAGCAATTGGAGAATTAGCCAATGGATTAGTTATAGATTTAGATTCTGTTCCATTAAAATACAAGGGATTACATGGAGGGGAAATAGCCTTATCTGAATCTCAGGAAAGAATGGCTGTTGTTATAGAAAAAAAGGATATTGATGAATTTTTAGATTTGGCAGAAAAAGAAAATATTGAAGCTACAATTGTTGCAGAAGTTTTTGAAGAACCAAGAATGAAAATGATCTGGAGAGGAAAGGAAATAATAAATCTATCAAGGGAATTTTTAGATAGCAATGGTGCAAGAAAACAAGTCGATATAAATATAAATAGTCCAAAAGAAATAGACTATTTGTTTAATAATAATATAGATGAGAAATCAAATATTGAAGATAATATTAAAAAAATTGTAACTGATATTAGGTATGCTTCTCAAAAAGGCCTAATTAAAAACTTTGACAATAGTATTGGAAAAGGAACTGTACTTTCTCAATTAGGTGGAAAGAACAAAATTACTAGTCAAGAAGGAATGGTTGCAAAATTTCCGGTATTAAATAAAAATACGACTTCTTGTTCAATTATGACCTATGGCTACGACCCATATTTAGCAGAAAAAAGCCAATTTCATGGTGGATACTATGCTGTAATTGAATCCTTGGCGAAAGTAGTTGCTTTAGGTGGTGACTACAAAAAGGCAAGATTGAGTTTTCAAGAGTTTTTTGAAAGATTGGATAAAAATCCTGACAAATGGAGTAAACCTGTTAGTTCTTTACTAGGGGCCTACAAGGCTATGAAAGACCTAAATATACCTGCTATAGGCGGTAAAGATAGTATGAGTGGTACTTATGAAGATATTACTGTACCTCCAACATTAATTTCTTTTGCTGTTACAAAGGAAGACGTAAACAATATAGTAAGTAGAGAATTAAAATCTGAAAATTCTACAATTATTTTAGTTGAAATCCCTCTACTTGAAAATGAACTTTTGAATATTGAAATTTTAAAAGAAAAATATGAAGAAATAAAGGAACTTGTAAATAAGGGTCATATTCTTTCTGCATCTACAATAAGCTCAGGAGGAATTGGTAAAGCCCTTGTAGAAATGGCTATGGGAAATAATATTGGAATTGAAATTGAAGATAATATTAAAGATAAATTATTTAAAAATTTATTTGGCTCAATAATTATTGAAGTAGATAATAGCAATGTGGCTACTATAGGAAAAATAGGTGAAGTAATAGGACATACTAACAACAGTTCCCTTATTAATATTAATAATGAGAAAATTTTAATCGATATTTTAAAAGAAGAAAGCCTTAAGGTTTTAAATGATATATATCCATTAGAAGAAGCAAAAGAAGATAGGGAAAAATTAGATTTAAATTACAAGATAAATAAATTTGAAGAAGCTGTTGAAAAAGAAGCTAAGGTATTAATTCCTGTTTTACCGGGAACAAATGGAGAATATGATTTAGAAAGAACATTTTTAAAAGCCGGAGCTAAGGTTGAAAAAATTGTATTTAATACCTTAACAAAAGAACTGGTTGAAAAATCTTTTATTGAACTTAGAGAGGCAATTGAAAGAAATAACATCTTAGCCTTTGCAAATGGTGCTTTAATGGGTGAAGAATTAGAAAGCAATGGAAAATTAATAGAAATAATACTTTCCCAAGAATCTATAAAAGAAGCAGTAGAGGATTTAATTAAAAATAGAAAAGGATTAGTAATAGGTTTAGGTGCAGGCTTTACAGGCCTTGTAAATTCCGGACTAATAGAATTTGGAGAAATAAAAAAGGGAAGTAGTATAGAAATTGCTAAAAATGAATTTGATGGTTTTATTTCCGATTTAGCAGATGTTAAGCTTGTTTCTAAAAATTCTCCTTGGTTGTCCAAGATGGAAGTAGGCGATGTTTATACAGCACCGGTAGCTACTAGACAAGGTAGAATCCTACTAGGAAATGCAAGGGAAAATTTAATTAAAAACAATCAAATTATAACAGTTACTAGTAAAAATTTATTTAATTCTGAATTATCTATTGATGGACTTATTAGCCCATGTGGTAGAGTAATAGGATTAATAGGATTAATAGACAGAATAGAAGAAGGTTTATTTATAAACAACAACATAAAAGGATATTCAAAAATAATAGAATCTGGAGTTAATTACTTTAACAAATAG
- a CDS encoding phosphoribosylaminoimidazolesuccinocarboxamide synthase translates to MELLYKGKTKDIYKGEDGNLVLQFKDDVTGVDGHFDPGANQVGLSIEGVGKENLKMSKFFFEKLKENNISTHYISADIENNTMVVKQAKVFGKGVEVICRYKAVGSFIRRYGLYAKEGMKLPAYTEITLKDDERNDPLITKDALSILNILDNEEYNMIVGLTKDISGIIKRELEKKGLTLYDIKLEFGKLDNGEIVLIDELSGGNMRVYKGDEYIDPMELGKYLF, encoded by the coding sequence ATGGAATTATTATATAAAGGAAAAACTAAAGATATTTATAAAGGAGAAGATGGCAATTTAGTCTTACAATTTAAAGATGATGTTACAGGAGTAGATGGTCATTTTGATCCAGGAGCTAATCAAGTAGGATTGTCTATTGAAGGTGTAGGAAAAGAAAATCTAAAGATGTCTAAATTCTTTTTTGAAAAATTAAAGGAAAATAATATTTCTACCCATTATATTTCAGCAGATATTGAAAATAATACAATGGTTGTTAAACAGGCCAAGGTATTTGGTAAAGGTGTAGAGGTTATATGTAGATACAAGGCTGTAGGAAGTTTTATTAGAAGATATGGCTTATATGCAAAAGAAGGAATGAAATTACCAGCCTATACAGAAATTACTTTAAAAGATGATGAAAGAAACGATCCACTAATAACTAAAGATGCATTATCAATTTTAAATATACTAGATAATGAAGAATATAATATGATTGTTGGTCTTACTAAAGATATATCCGGAATTATTAAAAGAGAGTTAGAGAAAAAGGGCTTAACCCTTTATGATATTAAACTGGAATTTGGTAAACTTGATAATGGTGAAATAGTTTTAATTGATGAGTTATCTGGTGGAAACATGAGAGTTTATAAAGGCGATGAATATATAGACCCAATGGAATTGGGAAAATATCTTTTTTAA